From Nocardioides sp. HDW12B, the proteins below share one genomic window:
- the cofD gene encoding 2-phospho-L-lactate transferase: MRCTVLSGGVGGATFLRGLRRVPEVEITVVANTADDLWMHGLKICPDLDTVMYTLGGGIDTERGWGRTDESWRVKEELAAYGVEPTWFGLGDRDLATHLVRTQMVEAGYPLSAVTAALCRRWQPGVTLLPMTDDRVETHVLIDDDGEPSGRRAVHFQEYWVRLRAQVPARGVVPVGLDRATPAPGVLEAITEADVVVLPPSNPVVSLGTVLGVAGVSEALRTGPAPVVGLSPIVAGRHVRGMAEQLMTGLGIEVSAAGVAAHYGARSAGGVLDAWLVDSADADAVERVETGGVSCRAVPLMMTDDAATEAMARAALALVGR, translated from the coding sequence CTGCGATGCACCGTCCTCTCGGGTGGGGTCGGCGGCGCGACGTTCCTGCGCGGGCTCCGTCGGGTGCCCGAGGTCGAGATCACGGTGGTGGCCAACACCGCCGACGACCTGTGGATGCACGGCCTCAAGATCTGCCCCGACCTCGACACGGTGATGTACACGCTCGGCGGCGGCATCGACACCGAGCGCGGCTGGGGCCGCACCGACGAGTCGTGGCGCGTGAAGGAGGAGCTGGCGGCGTACGGCGTGGAGCCGACGTGGTTCGGGCTCGGCGACCGCGACCTGGCCACGCACCTGGTGCGGACCCAGATGGTCGAGGCGGGCTACCCGCTGTCCGCCGTCACCGCCGCGCTGTGCCGGCGCTGGCAGCCGGGCGTCACGCTGCTGCCGATGACCGACGACCGGGTCGAGACCCACGTGCTGATCGACGACGACGGCGAGCCGTCGGGACGCCGCGCCGTCCACTTCCAGGAGTACTGGGTGCGGCTGCGCGCCCAGGTGCCCGCCCGCGGGGTCGTGCCCGTCGGTCTGGACCGGGCGACGCCCGCCCCCGGCGTGCTCGAGGCGATCACGGAGGCCGACGTCGTGGTGCTCCCGCCGTCCAACCCGGTGGTCTCGCTCGGGACGGTCCTCGGCGTGGCGGGCGTCAGCGAGGCCCTGCGCACCGGACCCGCACCGGTCGTCGGCCTCTCCCCCATCGTCGCCGGCCGCCACGTCCGCGGCATGGCCGAGCAGCTCATGACGGGCCTCGGCATCGAGGTCTCCGCCGCCGGGGTCGCCGCGCACTACGGCGCCCGCTCGGCCGGCGGGGTGCTGGACGCCTGGTTGGTGGACTCCGCCGACGCGGACGCCGTCGAGCGGGTCGAGACGGGCGGGGTGTCCTGCCGCGCCGTGCCGCTGATGATGACCGACGACGCCGCCACCGAGGCCATGGCGCGCGCCGCGCTGGCCCTGGTGGGACGGTGA
- a CDS encoding WhiB family transcriptional regulator → MRELFVLDTQLDEVEDPGWQERALCAQTDPEAFFPEKGGSTREAKRVCLTCDVRGECLEYALANDERFGIWGGMSERERRKLKKRAV, encoded by the coding sequence ATGCGGGAACTATTCGTGCTGGACACGCAGCTCGACGAGGTCGAGGACCCGGGTTGGCAGGAGCGCGCGCTGTGCGCCCAGACCGACCCCGAGGCCTTCTTCCCCGAGAAGGGCGGCTCGACGCGGGAGGCCAAGCGGGTCTGCCTGACCTGTGACGTGCGGGGCGAGTGCCTCGAGTACGCGCTGGCCAACGACGAGCGCTTCGGGATCTGGGGCGGCATGTCGGAGCGGGAGCGGCGCAAGCTCAAGAAGCGCGCGGTCTGA
- the cofE gene encoding coenzyme F420-0:L-glutamate ligase, whose product MSGASAGLRVDVVPGVGEVREGADLAALLDATPLDDGDVVVVTSKVVSKAEGRVSDRSKEEVLAEETVRVVARRGPTTIARTRHGLVMAAAGIDASNVTAGRLVLLPLDPDDSARRLRRSLAGRRGVDVGVVVTDTAGRAWRVGQTDIAIGAAGLHVVDDHAGRVDGYGNLLAVTLPAVADEIAGAAELATGKLSQSPLSVVRGLGHLVLPRGEDGPGAAALVRPEHEDMFGLGAREAVVAAVGASLHPGRPPAPGLGAPVAPEVLVAVLDEVLGPRQTHLEGPGLLRVDLAGRDDRARGRTEAALGALAAAHGWHLAALDFARAELVPNLSVH is encoded by the coding sequence GTGAGCGGCGCCTCCGCCGGGCTGCGCGTCGACGTCGTGCCCGGCGTGGGCGAGGTGCGCGAGGGCGCCGACCTCGCCGCTCTCCTCGACGCCACTCCGCTCGACGACGGCGACGTGGTCGTGGTGACCAGCAAGGTCGTCAGCAAGGCCGAGGGCCGGGTGAGCGACCGCTCCAAGGAGGAGGTGCTGGCCGAGGAGACGGTGCGCGTCGTGGCCCGACGCGGACCGACCACCATCGCGCGGACCCGGCACGGGCTGGTCATGGCCGCCGCCGGCATCGACGCCTCCAACGTGACGGCCGGGCGCCTGGTGCTGCTCCCCCTCGACCCCGACGACTCGGCGCGACGGTTGCGTCGCTCGCTGGCCGGGCGGCGCGGCGTCGACGTCGGGGTCGTCGTCACCGACACGGCGGGACGCGCGTGGCGGGTCGGGCAGACCGACATCGCGATCGGCGCCGCCGGCCTGCACGTGGTCGACGACCACGCCGGCCGGGTGGACGGCTACGGCAACCTGCTCGCCGTCACGCTGCCCGCGGTCGCCGACGAGATCGCGGGGGCCGCCGAGCTCGCCACCGGCAAGCTGTCCCAGAGCCCGCTGTCGGTGGTCAGGGGGCTCGGCCACCTGGTGCTCCCCCGCGGCGAGGACGGACCCGGTGCGGCCGCACTGGTGCGGCCCGAGCACGAGGACATGTTCGGCCTCGGCGCCCGGGAGGCCGTGGTGGCCGCGGTCGGCGCATCCCTCCACCCGGGTCGCCCTCCCGCACCCGGGCTCGGCGCCCCCGTGGCTCCGGAGGTGCTCGTCGCCGTGCTCGACGAGGTCCTGGGGCCGCGGCAGACCCACCTCGAGGGGCCCGGGCTCCTCCGGGTCGACCTGGCAGGTCGCGACGACCGTGCCCGGGGCCGCACGGAGGCCGCCCTCGGCGCGCTCGCCGCGGCACACGGCTGGCACCTCGCCGCGCTGGACTTCGCACGTGCCGAGCTCGTCCCGAACCTCTCCGTACACTGA
- a CDS encoding phosphomannomutase/phosphoglucomutase: protein MPSAPDPRVVDAVFKAYDVRGLVPEQIDDVLARATGNAFATVVTGEPGTEPPRIVVGHDMRASSPGLAEQFAAGAQDAGADVVLIGLASTDQLYFASGSLGLPGAMFTASHNPAAYNGIKLCRAGAAPVGQQTGLAEIRDLVAAGDYRTAGRTGGREERDLLTAYAEHLLTLAPVQGRRLRVVADAGNGMAGHTAPAVLGRLDVDVVPLYFELDGTFPNHEANPIDPANLRDLQTAVVRERADVGLAFDGDADRCFLVDERGETVDPGTVTALIATRELLRHPGATVIHNLITSRAVPEIVRERGGVPVRTRVGHSYIKATMAETGAVFGGEHSGHFYFRDFWRADSGMLAALHVLAALAEQDRPLSGLLAEFSRYVASGEINTEMPDQDAAQRRVGRVEDVVGAEPGVEVDRLDGLTLSHDDWWFNLRASNTEPLLRLNVEAGDEATMRTVRDRVLSMIRTQEA, encoded by the coding sequence ATGCCGTCCGCCCCCGACCCCCGCGTGGTCGACGCGGTCTTCAAGGCCTACGACGTCCGCGGCCTCGTGCCCGAGCAGATCGACGACGTGCTGGCCCGCGCCACCGGCAACGCGTTCGCGACGGTGGTGACCGGGGAGCCGGGCACCGAGCCGCCGCGGATCGTCGTGGGTCACGACATGCGCGCCTCCAGCCCGGGGCTCGCGGAGCAGTTCGCCGCGGGCGCCCAGGACGCGGGCGCGGACGTGGTGCTCATCGGGCTGGCCTCCACCGACCAGCTCTACTTCGCCTCCGGCTCGCTGGGACTCCCCGGGGCGATGTTCACCGCCTCGCACAACCCCGCGGCGTACAACGGCATCAAGCTGTGCCGGGCCGGTGCCGCGCCGGTGGGGCAGCAAACCGGGCTCGCGGAGATCCGCGACCTGGTCGCCGCCGGCGACTACCGGACGGCCGGACGCACCGGCGGCCGCGAGGAGCGCGACCTGCTCACGGCGTACGCCGAGCACCTGCTCACGCTGGCACCCGTGCAGGGCCGCCGGCTGCGGGTGGTGGCCGACGCCGGCAACGGCATGGCCGGGCACACCGCACCGGCCGTGCTGGGGCGGCTCGACGTGGACGTGGTGCCGCTCTACTTCGAGCTCGACGGCACCTTCCCGAACCACGAGGCCAACCCGATCGACCCGGCGAACCTGCGGGACCTCCAGACGGCGGTCGTCCGCGAGCGCGCCGACGTGGGCCTGGCCTTCGACGGAGACGCCGACCGGTGCTTCCTCGTCGACGAGCGCGGCGAGACGGTCGACCCCGGGACCGTGACCGCGCTGATCGCCACCCGGGAGCTGCTCCGCCACCCCGGCGCGACCGTGATCCACAACCTCATCACGAGCCGGGCCGTGCCCGAGATCGTCCGCGAGCGGGGAGGGGTCCCGGTCCGCACCCGGGTCGGCCACTCCTACATCAAGGCCACCATGGCCGAGACCGGCGCCGTCTTCGGCGGCGAGCACTCCGGCCACTTCTACTTTCGCGACTTCTGGCGGGCCGACTCCGGGATGCTGGCCGCGCTCCACGTCCTGGCCGCGCTGGCCGAGCAGGACCGCCCGCTGAGCGGCCTGCTGGCCGAGTTCTCCCGCTACGTGGCCAGCGGCGAGATCAACACCGAGATGCCCGACCAGGACGCCGCGCAGCGCCGGGTCGGCCGCGTCGAGGACGTGGTCGGTGCCGAGCCCGGCGTCGAGGTCGACCGACTCGACGGACTCACGCTGAGCCACGACGACTGGTGGTTCAACCTGCGGGCCTCCAACACCGAGCCGCTGCTGCGCCTCAACGTCGAGGCGGGCGACGAGGCCACCATGCGCACCGTCCGTGACAGAGTCCTGTCGATGATCCGCACCCAGGAGGCGTGA
- a CDS encoding Trm112 family protein, producing MTLDHHRLDPLLLELLRCPACRAELEPPRDDELTCTGCARVYPIRDGVPVLLVDEARDDRG from the coding sequence ATGACGCTCGACCACCACCGGCTCGACCCGCTGCTGCTCGAGCTGCTGCGCTGCCCCGCCTGCCGGGCCGAGCTCGAGCCGCCCCGTGACGACGAGCTCACCTGCACCGGGTGTGCGCGGGTCTACCCGATCCGCGACGGGGTGCCGGTCCTGCTGGTCGACGAGGCCCGGGACGACCGTGGCTGA
- a CDS encoding TIGR03089 family protein, with amino-acid sequence MPPPPDFPRVLAEQLRADGSRPLVTFYDDATGERVELSVVTYANWVAKTASLVSDELMVERGGLALVDLPTHWLAPVWLGALWSVGLTVTADPSRAAEVDLVVCGPEGLARYAEPAGAATAPASDVPVVALSLLPMAGRFTEPLPPGVTDFSQVVWGQPDLFVPVDLPLPGDRAWAGSDGTLTQQEVLAEAAGTSGRLLTEVAPTSRAGLSAFLGPLQSGDGTVWVRHAAPDRRAERAAAERAVLWPGHPPRS; translated from the coding sequence GTGCCCCCTCCCCCCGACTTCCCCCGCGTCCTGGCCGAGCAGCTGCGCGCCGACGGCAGCCGTCCGCTCGTCACGTTCTACGACGACGCCACCGGGGAGCGGGTGGAGCTCTCCGTCGTGACCTACGCCAACTGGGTGGCCAAGACGGCCTCGCTGGTGTCTGACGAGCTGATGGTCGAGCGGGGCGGTCTCGCCCTCGTGGACCTGCCGACGCACTGGCTGGCCCCGGTGTGGCTCGGCGCCCTGTGGAGCGTGGGCCTGACCGTCACGGCCGACCCGTCCCGCGCTGCGGAGGTGGACCTCGTCGTCTGCGGCCCCGAGGGCCTCGCGCGCTACGCCGAGCCGGCCGGGGCGGCGACGGCACCGGCGTCCGACGTCCCGGTGGTGGCGCTGTCGCTGCTGCCGATGGCCGGTCGCTTCACCGAGCCGCTGCCCCCCGGCGTGACCGACTTCAGCCAGGTCGTGTGGGGCCAGCCCGACCTGTTCGTGCCGGTCGACCTGCCGCTGCCGGGCGACCGTGCCTGGGCCGGGTCCGACGGGACGCTGACGCAGCAGGAGGTGCTGGCCGAGGCCGCCGGGACCAGCGGTCGGTTGCTGACCGAGGTCGCCCCCACCTCACGGGCGGGGCTGAGCGCCTTCCTCGGCCCGCTGCAGAGCGGTGACGGCACGGTGTGGGTGCGTCACGCCGCCCCCGACCGCCGCGCGGAGCGCGCGGCGGCCGAGCGGGCCGTGCTCTGGCCGGGTCACCCGCCCAGGTCGTAG
- a CDS encoding FG-GAP-like repeat-containing protein yields the protein MPEMRRRFAVLCQQSTVLAVVAAVGLSAVGVVELDVVAPSGPQAVGGAGASQGGLSLVSAAPVEPTVRSVPLVARAQKARRDAELAGRTSGPLVVTSAPEKAPGYATVGVTWRGGQQVTEDDVTVSVRTRGESYWSPWQEMHFDPDHGPEPAEDDTEARSGTDAVVVGDVRRVQARVTVLQGETPTGLELDVVDPGDEERAAYESAAIDTAALGSPAPVSEPGAEATTASAVQAAGVSAPKPQIFSRDQWGADESLRDRGSLRYGDIDGGFVHHTVNANDYSRDQVPSLLRGIYAYHTRSLGWSDIGYNFLVDRFGRIWEGRYGGVARPVVGAHTLGYNEDSFAMSAIGNFETAQPSDVMLDAYAKLFAWKLGLHGIRGDDGDVVISGDHFKAISGHRDAGSTACPGRYLYAQLPAIRRATAAAQSGRDPDPTPPPPTPEPEPEPVTTTDRDADLSGRSFPDLVARDKRTGRAVVIRTGGMLEFEATDVVARDLSSFDLVAAADDLDGDGTADLVARRTEGGEAVLLRGEAAGARFRADRTYTEFARLDLLTGVGDLDGDGNADLVGRTRGGALRLYPGKGNGAFAPHVTLAASWAGYDLTTGAGDLDGDGDEDLLARSGSQLYLVPGTGDGALGQRRALPGSWGGYDLVTGRGDATGDGRDDLVVRVRATGLTYVLPGDGAGSVEPRIGGWSQFAQARWVALAGQLAGNRMPDLVGLARGGALQVHPHSGRTNIEAVVATDVDLGEVDVLLNVGDWDGDGHGDFMTRRPAGAVLLYRGRGDDTFAAPVRAAEGWSGVDLLAPLGDVTGDGRPDLLGRYQGALRVYPSNGTTGFRKSLASPGAGRADRVVGVDTWGGDRLADVVLRRPDGTLVVTSVLGDGKADGTRVGTGAGGYDWMLGQGDVDGRGRSDIVARQPASGELWLLRGTKDGFSRVRLGSGFERYDLGG from the coding sequence GCTGGCGGGCCGGACCTCCGGGCCGCTCGTCGTCACCAGCGCGCCGGAGAAGGCCCCGGGCTACGCCACCGTGGGCGTCACCTGGCGCGGCGGTCAGCAGGTCACCGAGGACGACGTCACCGTGTCGGTGCGCACCCGTGGCGAGAGCTACTGGTCGCCCTGGCAGGAGATGCACTTCGACCCCGACCACGGGCCGGAGCCGGCCGAGGACGACACCGAGGCCCGCAGCGGCACCGACGCCGTCGTGGTCGGCGACGTCCGTCGGGTGCAGGCCCGGGTGACCGTGCTGCAGGGGGAGACCCCGACCGGCCTGGAGCTGGACGTCGTCGACCCCGGTGACGAGGAGCGGGCGGCGTACGAGTCGGCGGCCATCGACACCGCGGCCCTGGGCAGCCCGGCACCGGTGAGCGAGCCGGGTGCCGAGGCGACCACCGCGTCCGCGGTCCAGGCCGCCGGCGTCAGCGCCCCCAAGCCCCAGATCTTCTCCCGTGACCAGTGGGGTGCCGACGAGTCGCTGCGCGACCGCGGCTCGCTGCGGTACGGCGACATCGACGGCGGCTTCGTGCACCACACCGTCAACGCCAACGACTACAGCCGTGACCAGGTGCCCTCGCTGCTGCGCGGCATCTACGCGTACCACACGCGCTCGCTGGGCTGGAGCGACATCGGCTACAACTTCCTCGTCGACCGCTTCGGCCGGATCTGGGAGGGTCGCTACGGCGGCGTCGCCCGCCCGGTCGTGGGGGCCCACACCCTGGGCTACAACGAGGACTCGTTCGCGATGTCGGCGATCGGCAACTTCGAGACGGCCCAGCCCAGCGACGTCATGCTCGACGCCTACGCCAAGCTCTTCGCCTGGAAGCTCGGCCTGCACGGCATCCGGGGCGACGACGGCGACGTCGTCATCTCGGGCGACCACTTCAAGGCCATCAGCGGCCACCGCGACGCCGGCTCCACCGCCTGCCCCGGCCGCTACCTCTACGCCCAGCTGCCGGCCATCCGGCGCGCGACCGCGGCTGCGCAGAGCGGTCGCGACCCCGACCCCACCCCGCCGCCCCCGACGCCCGAGCCCGAGCCCGAGCCGGTGACCACCACCGACCGGGACGCCGACCTGTCCGGTCGGTCCTTCCCCGACCTCGTCGCCCGCGACAAGCGCACGGGTCGCGCCGTGGTGATCCGGACCGGCGGCATGCTCGAGTTCGAGGCCACCGACGTGGTGGCGCGCGACCTCAGCAGCTTCGACCTGGTCGCGGCCGCCGACGACCTCGACGGCGACGGCACCGCGGACCTGGTGGCGCGGCGCACCGAGGGCGGGGAGGCCGTCCTCCTGCGTGGCGAGGCAGCGGGCGCACGGTTCCGAGCCGACCGGACCTACACCGAGTTCGCCCGGCTCGACCTGCTCACCGGGGTCGGCGACCTGGACGGCGACGGCAACGCCGACCTGGTCGGACGCACCCGCGGCGGCGCCCTGCGCCTCTACCCGGGCAAGGGCAACGGCGCCTTCGCGCCCCACGTCACCCTGGCCGCCTCCTGGGCCGGCTACGACCTGACCACCGGCGCGGGCGACCTCGACGGCGACGGTGACGAGGACCTGCTGGCGCGCTCCGGGTCGCAGCTCTACCTCGTCCCCGGCACCGGCGACGGAGCCCTCGGCCAGCGCCGGGCCCTGCCCGGCAGCTGGGGCGGCTACGACCTGGTCACCGGGCGCGGGGACGCCACCGGTGACGGACGCGACGACCTGGTGGTCCGCGTGCGGGCCACGGGGCTGACCTACGTCCTGCCCGGTGACGGCGCCGGCTCCGTGGAGCCCCGCATCGGGGGCTGGAGCCAGTTCGCGCAGGCGCGCTGGGTGGCGCTCGCCGGCCAGCTCGCGGGCAACCGCATGCCGGACCTCGTCGGCCTCGCGCGCGGCGGGGCCCTGCAGGTCCACCCCCACAGCGGGCGCACCAACATCGAGGCGGTCGTCGCGACCGACGTCGACCTCGGCGAGGTCGACGTGCTGCTCAACGTCGGTGACTGGGACGGCGACGGCCACGGCGACTTCATGACCCGTCGCCCGGCCGGTGCGGTCCTGCTCTACCGCGGGCGGGGCGACGACACCTTCGCCGCGCCCGTGAGGGCCGCCGAGGGCTGGAGCGGCGTCGACCTGCTCGCGCCCCTCGGTGACGTCACCGGAGACGGGCGACCCGACCTGCTGGGTCGCTACCAGGGCGCGCTGCGGGTCTACCCCAGCAACGGCACGACCGGGTTCCGCAAGAGCCTCGCGTCGCCCGGTGCCGGTCGCGCCGACCGCGTGGTCGGCGTGGACACCTGGGGCGGGGACCGGCTGGCAGACGTCGTGCTGCGCCGGCCCGACGGCACCCTCGTCGTGACCAGCGTGCTGGGCGACGGCAAGGCCGACGGGACGCGTGTCGGCACCGGGGCCGGTGGCTACGACTGGATGCTCGGCCAGGGCGACGTCGACGGCAGGGGCCGCTCCGACATCGTGGCCCGGCAGCCCGCCTCGGGTGAGCTGTGGCTGCTGCGCGGCACGAAGGACGGCTTCTCGCGCGTGCGGCTGGGCAGCGGCTTCGAGCGCTACGACCTGGGCGGGTGA
- a CDS encoding metallopeptidase family protein: protein MSDHVPARPTSARDRHGRGLRGPAVLPGPLTPQGPPRRPSRRDRFDEVVLDVLSALEARWSTELGLVEFAIEETPLMPADWSAPTVPLGSLVPGSGSTPSRVVLFRRPIEMRCETPGDLGALVYTVLVEQVAELLGRRPEDIDPRAGE, encoded by the coding sequence ATGTCCGACCACGTCCCTGCCCGCCCCACCTCGGCCCGCGACCGGCACGGTCGCGGCCTGCGCGGGCCGGCGGTGCTGCCCGGGCCGCTGACCCCTCAGGGACCGCCGCGCCGGCCGAGCCGGCGCGACCGCTTCGACGAGGTGGTGCTCGACGTGCTCAGCGCGCTCGAGGCGCGGTGGAGCACGGAGCTGGGGCTGGTGGAGTTCGCGATCGAGGAGACCCCGCTGATGCCGGCGGACTGGAGCGCGCCGACCGTGCCCCTGGGGTCCCTGGTGCCCGGCAGCGGCAGCACGCCGAGCCGGGTGGTGCTGTTCCGGCGACCGATCGAGATGCGGTGCGAGACGCCGGGCGACCTGGGCGCGCTCGTCTACACCGTCCTCGTCGAGCAGGTCGCCGAGCTGCTGGGCCGTCGTCCCGAGGACATCGACCCGCGCGCGGGTGAGTGA
- a CDS encoding DUF3499 domain-containing protein, with protein sequence MSPARRCSRTACRRPAIATLTYVYGDQTAVLGPLATYAEPHAYDLCEEHSERLSAPRGWEVMRLAPDPDALGPSTDDLLALADAVREAARPAPTPPPVSAVPGRLASGGRATGSDDSGPDRPGHPAPETGRRGHLRVLRPLPD encoded by the coding sequence GTGAGTCCCGCGCGCCGCTGCTCCCGCACCGCCTGTCGGCGGCCGGCCATCGCCACGCTCACCTACGTCTACGGCGACCAGACCGCGGTCCTCGGGCCGCTGGCCACCTACGCCGAGCCGCACGCCTACGACCTCTGCGAGGAGCACTCCGAGCGGCTGTCGGCCCCGCGCGGCTGGGAGGTCATGCGTCTGGCCCCCGACCCGGACGCGCTCGGACCCAGCACCGACGACCTCCTCGCCCTCGCCGACGCGGTCCGCGAGGCGGCCCGCCCGGCTCCGACCCCGCCCCCGGTCTCCGCCGTGCCCGGACGCCTGGCCTCCGGCGGGCGCGCCACCGGGTCCGACGACTCCGGTCCGGACCGGCCGGGTCATCCCGCTCCCGAGACCGGACGCCGCGGTCACCTGCGCGTGCTGCGCCCCCTTCCGGACTGA
- a CDS encoding NDP-sugar synthase gives MPATPRPAASPVPVRPDTLAPEAVIVAGGFGTRMLPLTERRPKHLLEVGGVAFLEHQISTLAAAGVGHVVLATSYHAELFFPVLGDGSRFGVRLSYVTEDEPLGTGGAIRNVAGALAPEPERAVVVLNGDVLSGHDLVAQLADFEQPRDGRAVDVSLHLVEVADARAFGCVPTDEGRRVLAFVEKSDDPVSNQVNAGCYVFRRRVVDDIPAGRVVSVERETFPGLVADGALVVGWVESAYWRDVGSPAALVAASRDLVLGTATSPAVRRAPAPAWVDPGARVEGEVSDGSSVAVGAQVAAGATVRGSVLMPGAVVGAGSEVVDSVLGPGVRVGAGARVHGCAVGDEAAVPDGAMLEPGSRVACGSTA, from the coding sequence GTGCCCGCGACGCCCCGCCCCGCCGCCTCCCCGGTCCCCGTCCGTCCCGACACGCTGGCGCCCGAGGCGGTGATCGTCGCCGGCGGGTTCGGCACCCGGATGCTCCCGCTGACCGAGCGCCGGCCCAAGCACCTGCTCGAGGTCGGGGGCGTGGCCTTCCTGGAGCACCAGATCAGCACGCTCGCCGCGGCGGGGGTCGGGCACGTCGTGCTCGCCACCTCCTACCACGCCGAGCTGTTCTTCCCCGTCCTCGGCGACGGCAGCCGCTTCGGCGTCCGGCTGTCCTACGTGACCGAGGACGAGCCGCTCGGCACCGGCGGGGCGATCCGCAACGTCGCCGGAGCCCTCGCGCCCGAGCCGGAGCGGGCGGTGGTGGTCCTCAACGGGGACGTGCTCTCCGGGCACGACCTCGTCGCCCAGCTGGCCGACTTCGAGCAGCCGCGCGACGGTCGCGCCGTCGACGTCTCGCTGCACCTCGTCGAGGTCGCCGACGCCCGTGCCTTCGGCTGCGTCCCCACCGACGAGGGGCGCCGGGTGCTGGCCTTCGTCGAGAAGTCCGACGACCCGGTCTCGAACCAGGTCAACGCCGGGTGCTACGTCTTCCGGCGCCGGGTCGTCGACGACATCCCGGCCGGGCGGGTCGTCTCGGTGGAGCGGGAGACCTTCCCCGGCCTGGTGGCCGACGGGGCGTTGGTGGTCGGGTGGGTGGAGTCGGCGTACTGGCGCGACGTGGGCAGCCCCGCAGCCCTGGTGGCCGCCTCGCGCGACCTCGTGCTGGGTACGGCGACCAGCCCGGCCGTCCGGCGCGCGCCGGCGCCGGCCTGGGTGGACCCGGGGGCGCGGGTGGAGGGCGAGGTCTCCGACGGCTCCAGCGTGGCCGTGGGTGCCCAGGTGGCCGCCGGTGCGACCGTGCGGGGCTCGGTGCTCATGCCCGGGGCCGTCGTCGGGGCCGGCAGCGAGGTCGTCGACTCGGTGCTCGGTCCCGGGGTCCGGGTCGGGGCCGGTGCCCGCGTGCACGGCTGCGCGGTGGGCGACGAGGCGGCGGTGCCCGACGGGGCGATGCTCGAGCCCGGCTCCCGGGTGGCCTGCGGGTCGACCGCCTGA
- a CDS encoding VTT domain-containing protein, with protein sequence MGEALALFGVSVASALVPLINIEVYLVGLAAVRDSTGIWLLATIAGIGQMAGKVVWYYLGANALKWPWIAKRIDTPKGRATLEKWQARTNDRPVLGATLLFASAVSGFPPFAIVAVLAGQLRMSLVTFVVVGTVGRTLRFAAFLGGAGFLSELYGAALG encoded by the coding sequence GTGGGTGAGGCACTCGCCCTCTTCGGCGTCTCCGTGGCCTCGGCCCTGGTGCCCCTCATCAACATCGAGGTCTACCTGGTCGGCCTCGCCGCGGTGCGCGACTCCACCGGGATCTGGCTGCTGGCCACCATCGCCGGCATCGGCCAGATGGCGGGCAAGGTGGTCTGGTACTACCTGGGCGCCAACGCCCTGAAGTGGCCGTGGATCGCCAAGCGCATCGACACACCCAAGGGACGCGCCACCCTCGAGAAGTGGCAGGCCCGCACCAACGACCGGCCGGTGCTCGGCGCCACGCTGCTGTTCGCCAGCGCGGTGAGCGGCTTCCCGCCGTTCGCCATCGTCGCCGTGCTCGCCGGGCAGCTGCGGATGAGCCTCGTGACCTTCGTCGTCGTCGGCACGGTCGGGCGCACGCTGCGCTTCGCCGCCTTCCTCGGCGGCGCCGGCTTCCTCTCCGAGCTGTACGGCGCCGCGCTGGGCTGA